The nucleotide window GGGAATTTCGAAGTGGTCCAGGCACCGTCTGCGTCAtatggagggaggggccgaCACTAAAGGGCTAAGCATCAGTGCCGATGACTCTGAAACCCGAGTCGACGCATACATACCTAGCAGCACTGTAAAATTGAGAGAGCGCTGAAttgctgcctgcctctctAGTGCCAATTCGCCAATTGCCTGCCCTTCGACactcgcgccgcggccgcgctccTAAGAATCTGCTTGCAAGTTTACCAACTAACTTCATCACTAGCATGTGTCGTGAGCGTGAGGCATTGGAGCTCCAAAACGTTCTCCGAGTTTATCATTGGACCCGGGAATGGCTGCTGCAGTCCTCTCATCCATCGTCCTCGGTTTACTCGGAACATCTTATTTCCCTCGTGTCACCATCATGCCCTCTCAATACTTCTATGGCAATAATTGGTCTCAAGTGCATACCAAGTTGCCCGGGGGATAAATGGCCAACACTGCATCGTGCCCAAAAAATTCAAGGCAGTTTCGCCAACCGACCGCCCTCGCAAATATCATGCTGCAAGACTCGCAGAGATGCAATATACAGATAGCCTACTAGACAAAGTGACCACGATGACAACGGAACCATGCCTGCACATACCAAATCCCACTCTGAGTTAATACGAAGTATTGCAATGCCTACAAATGGATGCTCTACTGGTTGAGAATGGCTTACTGCGGAACCTCGTACATTGTGCGGCAGCAAGGGGGTTGACGATATGCCCTTCCTTCCCGCGGACAGTGCTGCGAACCGTCGGGGCACCTAACAGTTGCCGTCAAAATCCAGCCGTCCGTGGTTGGGACTTTTCAGTGGCGGAGAGCTGGGGCAGCTGCTGGCGATGGCAGTTACGAAAGTACCCGCATTGTTCGAGCTTTCCTGCAGCCCCCCATGTACCAGCATATCACGCGGCTTCGTCAACGGGCGGCACCCCAAGCGCCAAATGGCTAGCACCGTCACAGTTAtcgtaccaccaccacctccccaAGGCACTTTTCCACCCACACGTCATCCCCAAgaacaccaccaccaccaccaccactaccaccacccaACCCGTCACCtatcctccctctcctcaTTGCCCAGCATGCTCCGCACGCAGTTCACCAAGACCGCGGTCCTCCGTCCCCTCCGAGCCTTCAGCACCACGGCCCGAGCTATGTCTGAGGGCGATACTGGCGCCCCTCCCAAGACTGGCGGCCCTGGGTGAGTATTTTCCCTCGCTTTCTGCCGCTCGCTATGCGACCTGGCCCATTGGGCTAGGTGTGAACTGGGTGCTGACAGCTGGACTCTTATAGCGACGCcttccagcgccgcgagcgcgcgtCCGAGGACTACGCCATCCGCCAGcgcgagaaggagaagcTTCTGGAGCTCcgcaagaagctcgccgagcaacaacagcacctcgagcgcctcTCCAAGCACATGTAAGTTCCTTCCCACCTCTCGAGCTCGTTCATGGGAAGGGCCCAGCTCTGACATCGTTACAACTGCAGCGACGAGATCACCAAGGAGCAGGGTGGCGAACAGAACTAGGTCGCAAACATCTGAGCTCCAAACGATGCGAGTCGCGCGGGAGCAGTTACGGAGAGATATAAGCCGTCAGTTTGCATGAATGACATTGAAAGCCGAAGGTTTAATGTCTGCGTCTTGCCACAGTCTAAGCTAGTGTACAACCACATATGTGTGCCCATAAGCCTACAGAAACATACCCAGCTCAGAACCTGCAGCTCCCACACCTGTGTTGCGAGAATTGCCCTAGTACCGTTGTCTGATACTGCCTTGAACGCCAACGGAATGATTTTAATACCAATCGCAACCAAAATCCACCTCCAATGATGTTCATCTTCGGCCTGTATACGAGCGGTAGAAGCTCTCTGCCGCATCGTTGTCAACACCGCTGTAGTGGCTACCCAAGGCACTGTTGGATTTTTGCGCAGCGGTCACCTTGGCCTGCAAAGCCGACGAGTTGACGTCAATCCATTGTAGCTGGGTAAGGTGACCGTTCAGCACTCGGACGATCTGGCTCAACTGCGACATGTGGTTAGCGAGGGTCGAAATGCGAATGCGAGCGGTACCTACGGGGTCTTCGGCCTTTGCTCCTTTGGTTAGTGTGCCAGAAATGTCATTAATCTCCTTCACCATTTTTGAGAGGTCACGGGACTTCTCATCAAGCTGCTGTGTGAGCTTCTCAGCAAGCTTGTAGGTGCGCTCGCGTTCCTGGTCAGGTCCGgccagctgctcgcccgGGCCCATTTGCTTGGCAAACATGTCCTGCACTTCGGACTCGTAACGGTTAAGCCAagcctccagctcgtcctgtTGGCTCTCCACTGCGGCAAGCTGTCGCTCAATCTCATGGCTGGCTCGTTCAGCCTCGAAAGTGTCGAGATACAGCTTTTGTATCTTCTCCCCATTGTCCACCAGGTTCCTGTCCCAAGTGGAAACGGTCGTCGCCTGCTGCTTGAATTCTTTCTGATACTTCGACAGATCCGAGGCCCACCGAGTGACAATGTCTTCCATTGTCTTGCTCTTCAACCGAGGGATTTGGGATGTTGGACCATTAGTTGAAGCACCCATAGCAGGAGCGGTGCCAGCCTGCGCGGGGGGGTTGGCAGCATCCTTGTCTTTGGCCGCACCGTCCATTGCAGGCTTGGAGCCGAAAAGTCCTCCGGCGGgtgccgcagctgctgcgggagtGGTGGTCGTTGACGTAGCAGCGTTTGAGGAGGGCTGCGAAGttgtcggcgctgctggggcaCCAAAAAGCGAAGAAGCGGGCTTTGCTGCAGCTGATGGCTGGGCGCTCCCGTTGAACAGCCCGCCCGACGTCCCCGGCGCTGTGGACGCTGCAGCCGATGTCGTGCCAGCGGTAGAGGTTGCCGGTTTGTTTCCGAAAAGTccaccggcggcggaacCTTGAGTTGCGGCAGTCTGGGAATCCGCAGGCTTTTTGAACAGAGAGCCTGCGGTTCCTGAGCCAGCCGGGGTGCCACTAGCCGGGGCCGCAGATGACGCTGGCGTGGAGCTGCCTCCCGCACCGCCGAAAAGGCCTCCCGCAGGAGCTCCCGCACCTCCGGCGGCCGGCTTTGCGCCAAAAAGACCACCTCCACTGGGAGCGCCGGATGCTGCCTGCCCACCAAACAGACTAGAAGTCGGCGCTGCGCTTGCGGTCTGCGCGGTTGCCGGAGGCTTGGAATTGTCCGTGGGCGGTGCACCAGCCGGCGTTGTCGATGTTAGGGAGAATGCGGGCTTCGCAGGAGTGGCTGTGGTGGTCGTGGCTGGAGCTGCAACCTgtgagctggccgaggcctcGCTTTTGTTGCCAAAGAGGCTATTGCCGGTACTGGCGAATAGACCTGGAGATGGTGCAGAAGATGTGCTAGCCATCGTTTGACCTTGGGCCGTGTTATTTGGGGCGCCAAACAAAGCACTGGCGCCAGAGCTCGTGCCAGCGGCGAATATGCTGGATGCAGgtttgctcgtcgtcgcggcggatcCTCTGAACAGACCGCCACCAGGTGTAGGAGTAGTGGTGTCTGTCTTGGCCCCTCCAAACAGCCCACCACTCGCGGGTGCGGTAGTTGCAGGTGTTGTagaggatgccgtcgcggccggggTTGCTCCGCCAAAAAGCGCACCACCTGATGccggtgtcgtcgacgcgtTACCACCAAATAATCCAGCCGAGGGAGTCGCGGTGCCAGAAGGAGTATTGGAGGACGGAGCGCCTGCAAACAGACCGCCAGCTGGCTTTGGAGTGCTTCCGCCACTTGCTTGTCCGAACATGGAACCTGCGGTACCAGAGGGAGTGGCGGGTTTGGCGCCCAAAGCACCACCTAGGGTTCCAAATGAGAATGACGGCGTCGTGTTTCCGGATGCCGCAGCACCGAAGATGCCACCTGAAGAAggtgccgtcgtggtcgcaTTGTTTGTCGGCGCGCTCGAAGAGGTCGGGGTACCAAAGGTGAACGACATGATTGCCTCGAAAGATGGGTGGTGCTTGTCGAGAAGTTGCGTCGGCGAGAAGTTTCCAAGGACAGTGTGTTGGCTTTTAGGTCGCCAACATGTCCAGTCAATGATAGAAAGGACTGAGTGGGAGACGAAGCCGCGGCTACCCTTTGTTGACGCGAATGATGATGGCCGATGGCAATCGACGAAGTCGCAGGATGCGTGTAGGATGCACCTGTCCCCAGGCGGCTGAGGAAGCTTTTTTCGAGGTGTTGCTCCTAGCTGCTCCACGCGCCGGGTGGTGAGCGAGCGTGTTCGCTGGGGTTCCTGCTAAGCTGGAGCTGtggggtacgtacctaccgGCACTGCGAGAGCAAGGTCACCCACTGTCCATAGAGCCCCACGTGATGGCCTTGGACGTCTGCTGGGAGGTACCCCGTCTTGCCCGTACAACACTCCTGACCATGGCATGATGCGAAGCCTCCCGTCGCCCCTCTAGTACCGTCGATTGCCGCTCGACCCATGATACCAGATGCGGGCTTGAAGCAGCTTGAAATTCGGCAAGCAACAGCGACGTCGCGTACGGCCACTAGTTCGCTATCATTCACACGCCGCAAGCCTCACAGATAGCTTACGCCTTGggggcctcgtcctccagaCAGCAGAGCCCTGTGGCGCTCCGACGAACTGAACATACCGATTTTCGCCTGCACCCTTTCAGCCTTAAGCAGTTGTTTGCCAACGGCTCGCGAGCAGCTTGGGTTCTGTCCGTCCAACGATGACGGACTCCCAGGCGCTCGAGCCTCCTGCCGACGTGAACGCAACGGATCCAGGGGCACGACAGCTTTGTTCGTTATCATTCTCGCCCGGAGCCACCAGGCATAGCTAACTATTATGTAGCCGAGTCGTCGGATGATGAGGATCAGTTTACAGATGCGCAGTCCGGACCGGTGACACCTCGAGCACAAACCCCAGTGCCGACGACAAGAGTCGAGAAAGTTGGCAACGAGCCTTCCCATGGTGAAGTCCCGGGCACCGAAGGATACGAAAAAGGAGAAGGGGACGCAATGCCAGACGAAATTGCTGTCGTTGGAAATGGTCATGGCACGTGTACGCCTCAACATGAGCCGAGTGAGGGAAAGGGTGACGAGAGCCACGAAGCCGAGCATTCTGAACTTCCGGTAATCGCGCTGGAGGGACTTCCTGGCGACGGATCGAGCCCTTGCTCCCAAGAGGTCGATAGCAAAAGAAATGCGGATGAGGCGCCAGATATTGTCATCAGCTCGAGCGAAGAATATCCGGAAGGCGATGACGACTTCGGAGACGACTTCGACGATTTCGAAGAGGGCGGGCAAGACGACAACGGCTTCAATGATTTTGACGAAAATGACTTTGAGCAACCACAGCAGTCGAGCACCGCACCCTTTCCAATTCAGCCATCGGCATTACCATTTGTCAGTATTCGAACTCTCCCCCATGGCCAAGCAGTATGTCTGACTGCCTCCTGTAGCCCATACCAGACTTTGACGGTCTACGCATGGACGAAGTTATCACCGCCACTGAACCGCACCTAGACACCCTTTTCCCGCCTCAGGAGCTTGACTTTAGCAACCCATCGCCACTTCCAAAGGACACGACAACCTTTCTTACACCTCGCTCCGCATCACTATGGTCTCAACTTGTGGCGCCACCCCCGCTGGCTCCTCCAGACTGGATCCGGTCTCGCACCCGACGGCTGTTTCTTGTATCGTTGGGTGTACCTGTGGATCTGGACGAAATTCTCCCAGCTTCTAAACAAAAGAAGCTGGTGCTGCCATCACTAAACATCTCTGCCACGTCACCCCGCACATCTAGCGATTCacggtcggcgtcgcggctACGGCAGGGGGACGGTAACGGCTCGTCAACCTCAGTGGACACTCAGGGTCGGCCGAAGGAGTCGAAGAGACGAAAAGGTGCTCCGCAACAGCCAGAGCTGGACTTGGTTGCCGCGCGGTACCTTTGTACGACGACGGATGAAGCACTTGACGGTATGACGAATGAAGAGCTCAAGCAACACGTCGAGAAGTTGGAGTCCATACAAGGCACAGCAAAGGACGTTCTCGAATATTGGCAGAAACGAACGGACGAAAAAATCGGCGATCGCGAGGCTTTCGAGGGAGTGATAGAGAACCTCGTCAAGCATGCGCGGAAAGTACGAAAGTAGACAAAGTTTTAGATACGCTCAATAATTCACGTGGCAAACTGCCTGAGCAAGAGCATAGACGCACATGTACAGTATGAGATGTTTACGATTTGATTCATGGACCAAGCGGCCGACTTGTGTGTCTACAGTGTGCAGCCGTCGTTGCGCCCCCAGATGGTCACAGCCCTCATGGGATGCTCCTCTGGTGACCGTCCTCGAATGACAGCTTTATGAACACCGATTTGCGCTTCGGCGCCtggcgcccccccctccatgCCACATCTAAACTTATGCAGACTTTTGGAGAAACAAACCCCTTGGGGTTGCGTCGTGCGCCCCCGTTGGGGCAGAGCTCTCAATCCGGATATCCGTACCTTACGACGTGCTGGGCTCCAACGTAACACCGCTGAGATTCAGGTCAGTAATGCGTTACCTCAGTGGAGGGAGGTTGGGTGCGGCAGGGTGTCTTACGCAGCAATCGTGGCCCAGCCGATGAGACGCCAGTGCTTCTCGATACGGCGACTCAGGGCAACCTTCTCACCGATGTTGGTGCAGGCGGGGCTGGTCAGGACCAGCTTGGCGGCATCGTTCTTGATGGCGGCAACCTTGGCGCCGGTGGACGTAGAGCCAATGTTAACCATGATCACCTCAttcttggccagcttggcgaccttggcctgcttgccgtcggcggtcCTGACACCGAGAAGACGGCGGAGGAGATAGAAGTTGACCTCAATCTCGCTGTAAATCTCCGGGAGTCTGCCCTTGAGGCCGAGAACGAAgccgacgagacggtcgGCTCTGCAGAGAGTCGGATCGATGCGTGTACCAACACCGATCAGACCACCGGGCACGGCATACTTGAGGTCATTGGCCTCAGAGTTAAGCGAGACGACTCTGCTGAAGATGGGGGTGCATTTGAGAGCACCCGCGTCATCTCGGGAGACAATGCCGGGACGGATCTCGATCTCGTCACCCAGCTTGACAACGCCGTGGAGAATACTGCCACCAGCGACACCGCCCTTCAGGTCGTCGATCTCGGCACCGGGCTTGTTGACGTCGAAAGATCGGATGACGATCATGTGCGGGTCCATGGTGAAGTCCCTGGGGGGAACAGGGATGGTATTGACAATGGCCtcgttgacggcgtcgatgttgAACTTGAGCTGAGCTGAAATGGGGATGACAGGCGACTTGCCGGCAACCGTTCCTCGGATGAACTTGAGGATAGACTCATAGTGCTGCTGAGCGGCCTCTTCCCGCATGAGATCGACTTTGTTCTGCAAAATGATGATCTTGTCCAGCTTCATGATTTCAATGGCAGCCAAATGCTCCGAGGTCTGGGGTTGGGGGCAGGACTCGTTGCCAGCAATGAGGAGCAGGGCAGCGTCCATGACTGCGGCACCTGACAACATGGTGCTCATCAGAATGTCGTGACCGGGGCAGTCGACGAAACTGGACAACAAGTTAGAATGGGGGTTGGAGGTGGTAATATGTAGCGCGCCGATAGTACGTACGAGACGTGTCTCAATAGCCGGTAGGTACCGCTGCAGCCATCACGTTCGCAGGGAGGGTCAACCTCCTTCTCGCTCTTGTAGCTTCGGTAGCAGCCGGGTCGCGGGCACTCCGGGTTGTCGCACTTGTAGATCTTCGCGTTGGCGTAGCCGAGcttgatggtgatgttgCGGATCAGCTCGTTCTTGAAGCGGACGGTCTGGACGCCGgagatggccttgacgacggtCGATTTACCGTGGGCGACATGACCGATGGTGCCAATGTTGATGGTCGCTTGCCGGGCAATGATTTCAGGCGTGAGGGGAGTCAGGctggcgaggtcgaggtctTTCGGGTCTGTTTGCGGGGGCAGCGGGGGCCTTTGGATGGTCTGGTCTGGGATGGCAGGGTTGGACTTCTTGAGGGCCGACTTCAGGGGtttgtcgtcggcagcgtcgtGCTGGCCATCGAAAGACTCGCCAGAGTCAGACTCGGAGTCAATGTCATCGTATTTGGGATCGCCGTTGGCAGACATGGTGACGC belongs to Purpureocillium takamizusanense chromosome 1, complete sequence and includes:
- a CDS encoding uncharacterized protein (COG:S~EggNog:ENOG503NY46), with the protein product MPDEIAVVGNGHGTCTPQHEPSEGKGDESHEAEHSELPVIALEGLPGDGSSPCSQEVDSKRNADEAPDIVISSSEEYPEGDDDFGDDFDDFEEGGQDDNGFNDFDENDFEQPQQSSTAPFPIQPSALPFPIPDFDGLRMDEVITATEPHLDTLFPPQELDFSNPSPLPKDTTTFLTPRSASLWSQLVAPPPLAPPDWIRSRTRRLFLVSLGVPVDLDEILPASKQKKLVLPSLNISATSPRTSSDSRSASRLRQGDGNGSSTSVDTQGRPKESKRRKGAPQQPELDLVAARYLCTTTDEALDGMTNEELKQHVEKLESIQGTAKDVLEYWQKRTDEKIGDREAFEGVIENLVKHARKVRK
- the NSP1 gene encoding FG-nucleoporin nsp1 (EggNog:ENOG503NWME~COG:Y), whose product is MSFTFGTPTSSSAPTNNATTTAPSSGGIFGAAASGNTTPSFSFGTLGGALGAKPATPSGTAGSMFGQASGGSTPKPAGGLFAGAPSSNTPSGTATPSAGLFGGNASTTPASGGALFGGATPAATASSTTPATTAPASGGLFGGAKTDTTTPTPGGGLFRGSAATTSKPASSIFAAGTSSGASALFGAPNNTAQGQTMASTSSAPSPGLFASTGNSLFGNKSEASASSQVAAPATTTTATPAKPAFSLTSTTPAGAPPTDNSKPPATAQTASAAPTSSLFGGQAASGAPSGGGLFGAKPAAGGAGAPAGGLFGGAGGSSTPASSAAPASGTPAGSGTAGSLFKKPADSQTAATQGSAAGGLFGNKPATSTAGTTSAAASTAPGTSGGLFNGSAQPSAAAKPASSLFGAPAAPTTSQPSSNAATSTTTTPAAAAAPAGGLFGSKPAMDGAAKDKDAANPPAQAGTAPAMGASTNGPTSQIPRLKSKTMEDIVTRWASDLSKYQKEFKQQATTVSTWDRNLVDNGEKIQKLYLDTFEAERASHEIERQLAAVESQQDELEAWLNRYESEVQDMFAKQMGPGEQLAGPDQERERTYKLAEKLTQQLDEKSRDLSKMVKEINDISGTLTKGAKAEDPLSQIVRVLNGHLTQLQWIDVNSSALQAKVTAAQKSNSALGSHYSGVDNDAAESFYRSYTGRR
- the GCD11 gene encoding eukaryotic translation initiation factor 2 subunit gamma (COG:J~BUSCO:EOG09261TPN~EggNog:ENOG503NXAR), translating into MSANGDPKYDDIDSESDSGESFDGQHDAADDKPLKSALKKSNPAIPDQTIQRPPLPPQTDPKDLDLASLTPLTPEIIARQATINIGTIGHVAHGKSTVVKAISGVQTVRFKNELIRNITIKLGYANAKIYKCDNPECPRPGCYRSYKSEKEVDPPCERDGCSGTYRLLRHVSFVDCPGHDILMSTMLSGAAVMDAALLLIAGNESCPQPQTSEHLAAIEIMKLDKIIILQNKVDLMREEAAQQHYESILKFIRGTVAGKSPVIPISAQLKFNIDAVNEAIVNTIPVPPRDFTMDPHMIVIRSFDVNKPGAEIDDLKGGVAGGSILHGVVKLGDEIEIRPGIVSRDDAGALKCTPIFSRVVSLNSEANDLKYAVPGGLIGVGTRIDPTLCRADRLVGFVLGLKGRLPEIYSEIEVNFYLLRRLLGVRTADGKQAKVAKLAKNEVIMVNIGSTSTGAKVAAIKNDAAKLVLTSPACTNIGEKVALSRRIEKHWRLIGWATIAAGVTLEPSTS
- a CDS encoding uncharacterized protein (COG:S~EggNog:ENOG503NY46) translates to MTDSQALEPPADVNATDPGARQLSESSDDEDQFTDAQSGPVTPRAQTPVPTTRVEKVGNEPSHGEVPGTEGYEKGEGDAMPDEIAVVGNGHGTCTPQHEPSEGKGDESHEAEHSELPVIALEGLPGDGSSPCSQEVDSKRNADEAPDIVISSSEEYPEGDDDFGDDFDDFEEGGQDDNGFNDFDENDFEQPQQSSTAPFPIQPSALPFPIPDFDGLRMDEVITATEPHLDTLFPPQELDFSNPSPLPKDTTTFLTPRSASLWSQLVAPPPLAPPDWIRSRTRRLFLVSLGVPVDLDEILPASKQKKLVLPSLNISATSPRTSSDSRSASRLRQGDGNGSSTSVDTQGRPKESKRRKGAPQQPELDLVAARYLCTTTDEALDGMTNEELKQHVEKLESIQGTAKDVLEYWQKRTDEKIGDREAFEGVIENLVKHARKVRK
- the INH1 gene encoding ATPase inhibitor (COG:S~EggNog:ENOG503P6X6), translated to MLRTQFTKTAVLRPLRAFSTTARAMSEGDTGAPPKTGGPGDAFQRRERASEDYAIRQREKEKLLELRKKLAEQQQHLERLSKHIDEITKEQGGEQN